One genomic region from Yersinia canariae encodes:
- the pbpC gene encoding peptidoglycan glycosyltransferase PbpC (penicillin-binding protein 1C), producing MQKRHKIWALVLIVVLFPAALWLADKLWPLPLTEAQVARVVVAEDGTPLWRFADADGVWRYPVSLRDVSPYYLQALLTFEDRWFYRHPGVNPLSLIRAAGQDLRAGKILSGGSTLSMQVARLIDPHPRTLLGKLRQVWRTAQLEWHFSKDQILEIYLNRAPFGGTLQGIGAASWTYLGKPPSQLTPAEAALLAALPQAPSRLRPDRYPLRAKVARDKVLNRLADYQVWPAQQVADIKQEDIWLAPRQVPQLAPLLARRLTSGNKREVIQTTLDAGLQRQLEEMAAGWRHQLPEKTSLGLLVVDHTTMNVRAYLGSVDFQDNSRFGHVDMVSAWRSPGSTLKPFLYAMALDDGLIHAESLLQDVPRRFGDYRPGNFDTGFHGPVSASEALVRSLNLPAVQLLEAYGPKRFTANLRNGGLNLRFPLYSEPSLAVILGGTGSRLDQLVAAYSAFARGGMAATLRFEPQQQVQERRLFSAGAAWITRRIMAGEARPLPDDILPATVPLAWKTGTSYGYRDAWAIGINARYTIGVWVGRPDGTPVAGQFGYATAIPILNQVNNVLMTALQQNGRRLPLDPRPPSVSREEICWPGGQPLAIGDTNCRQRRQSWVLDGTLPPTLAAPGQENIQGSQLSIWLNSLGQRVAADCPNARLQQLTLWPLPLEPWLPITERRSQRLPAVSRECPPQGDVDVAPLLILGIRNGTIVKRLPGQQHLDLRLAVQGGRGQHWWFLNGEQVAITENNQSWVQTLSLPGRYQLNVLDESGQVSNLVFRLD from the coding sequence ATGCAAAAACGACACAAAATTTGGGCGCTAGTGCTTATTGTTGTGCTCTTTCCGGCTGCTTTGTGGCTGGCGGATAAACTTTGGCCGCTACCCTTGACCGAGGCGCAGGTTGCTCGGGTGGTCGTGGCCGAAGATGGCACGCCATTATGGCGCTTTGCCGATGCAGATGGGGTATGGCGTTACCCGGTCTCCTTGCGTGATGTTTCTCCTTATTACCTGCAAGCTTTATTGACCTTCGAAGACCGCTGGTTTTATCGGCACCCTGGAGTGAACCCGCTGTCACTTATCCGCGCCGCTGGGCAGGATTTACGTGCGGGTAAAATTCTTTCTGGCGGCAGTACGTTATCGATGCAAGTTGCCCGCCTAATCGACCCTCATCCCCGCACGTTGTTGGGGAAATTGCGGCAAGTTTGGCGAACCGCTCAGTTGGAGTGGCACTTTTCCAAAGACCAAATTCTCGAAATCTATCTGAATCGCGCCCCTTTTGGCGGCACATTGCAAGGAATTGGCGCGGCCAGTTGGACTTATCTGGGCAAACCTCCCTCACAACTGACGCCCGCAGAAGCGGCATTGCTGGCAGCATTACCGCAAGCTCCAAGCCGGTTGCGGCCAGATCGCTACCCACTGCGCGCGAAAGTAGCACGCGATAAAGTCTTAAACCGACTGGCTGACTATCAGGTGTGGCCAGCGCAGCAAGTTGCTGATATAAAACAAGAAGATATCTGGCTGGCACCGCGACAGGTACCCCAATTAGCGCCATTACTGGCCCGGCGCTTAACCAGTGGCAATAAACGGGAAGTGATTCAGACGACTTTAGACGCCGGATTGCAGCGGCAATTAGAAGAGATGGCTGCGGGGTGGCGTCACCAACTGCCGGAGAAAACGTCGCTAGGATTGCTGGTGGTGGACCATACCACCATGAATGTGCGAGCTTACCTCGGTTCGGTCGATTTTCAGGACAACAGCCGCTTTGGTCATGTGGATATGGTGAGCGCCTGGCGTTCGCCGGGATCAACACTGAAGCCATTTCTCTATGCCATGGCACTTGATGATGGTCTGATTCATGCTGAATCATTGCTGCAAGATGTGCCGCGCCGTTTTGGCGACTATCGGCCCGGTAACTTTGATACGGGATTTCATGGCCCAGTGAGTGCCAGTGAAGCGCTAGTGCGTTCACTAAACCTCCCCGCCGTGCAATTGCTGGAAGCCTATGGGCCGAAGCGCTTTACTGCCAATTTGCGTAATGGCGGCTTAAATTTACGTTTTCCCCTCTACAGTGAGCCGAGTTTAGCCGTGATCCTTGGCGGCACCGGCTCGCGGCTGGATCAGTTGGTTGCGGCGTACAGCGCTTTTGCTCGTGGAGGAATGGCGGCTACATTGCGCTTTGAACCGCAACAGCAAGTACAGGAACGGCGCTTATTTTCCGCGGGAGCTGCATGGATTACCCGGCGCATAATGGCCGGGGAGGCCCGACCATTACCGGATGATATTTTACCTGCCACCGTGCCGCTGGCATGGAAAACCGGCACCAGCTATGGATATCGTGATGCTTGGGCCATTGGTATTAATGCCCGTTATACCATTGGCGTGTGGGTTGGGCGGCCTGATGGCACACCGGTCGCTGGTCAATTTGGTTACGCCACGGCAATACCAATTCTCAATCAGGTCAACAATGTGTTGATGACAGCTCTACAACAAAATGGCCGCCGGTTACCTCTTGATCCTCGGCCCCCATCTGTCAGTCGGGAAGAAATTTGCTGGCCCGGCGGTCAACCACTGGCCATTGGCGATACTAACTGCCGGCAGCGGCGTCAAAGCTGGGTGCTTGATGGCACTCTTCCTCCAACATTGGCCGCGCCGGGGCAGGAAAATATTCAAGGGAGCCAGCTCAGTATTTGGCTGAATTCACTGGGGCAGCGGGTTGCCGCTGATTGCCCCAATGCGCGACTGCAGCAGCTAACACTATGGCCACTGCCACTTGAACCTTGGCTACCGATAACTGAGCGCCGCAGTCAACGGCTACCCGCAGTTAGTCGCGAATGCCCGCCACAAGGGGATGTTGATGTGGCCCCATTACTGATTTTGGGTATACGCAACGGCACGATAGTGAAGCGTTTGCCGGGCCAGCAACATCTTGACCTTCGTCTGGCCGTGCAGGGGGGGCGAGGGCAACATTGGTGGTTCCTCAATGGGGAGCAAGTTGCGATAACTGAAAATAATCAATCATGGGTACAAACTTTATCTCTACCTGGTCGTTATCAGCTTAATGTATTGGATGAAAGTGGGCAGGTCAGTAATTTGGTATTTCGGCTGGACTAG
- the ndk gene encoding nucleoside-diphosphate kinase, with amino-acid sequence MALERTFSIIKPNAVANNDIGAIYARFESAGFKIIAAKMLHLTKEQAEGFYAEHKGRPFFDGLVEFMTSGPIMVQVLEGENAVQRHRDIMGATNPDNALAGTLRADFADSFTANAVHGSDAVESAQREIAYFFAADEIFPRS; translated from the coding sequence ATGGCTTTAGAACGTACTTTCTCCATTATCAAACCAAATGCTGTTGCTAATAATGACATCGGTGCCATTTATGCGCGTTTTGAAAGTGCTGGCTTCAAAATTATTGCTGCTAAAATGCTGCACCTGACTAAAGAGCAAGCTGAAGGTTTTTACGCAGAACATAAAGGTCGCCCATTCTTCGATGGTTTGGTTGAGTTTATGACTTCTGGCCCAATTATGGTTCAGGTTCTGGAAGGCGAAAATGCAGTTCAACGTCACCGTGATATCATGGGCGCAACTAACCCAGATAATGCACTGGCAGGTACACTGCGTGCTGACTTTGCCGATAGCTTCACCGCGAATGCGGTACACGGTTCTGATGCTGTTGAATCAGCTCAACGTGAAATTGCTTATTTCTTCGCCGCAGATGAAATTTTTCCGCGCAGCTAA
- a CDS encoding bifunctional tRNA (adenosine(37)-C2)-methyltransferase TrmG/ribosomal RNA large subunit methyltransferase RlmN, whose translation MPIDAAPQSDNAVETTAPVSSKINLLDLNRQQMREFFAEMGEKPFRADQVMKWMYHYCYDDFEQMTDINKVLRAKLQRVAEIRAPEVAEEQRSIDGTIKWAIKVGDQQVETVYIPEGERATLCVSSQVGCALECKFCSTAQQGFNRNLRVSEIIGQVWRAAKIIGSLKSTGTRPITNVVMMGMGEPLLNLNNVVPAMDIMMDDFGFGLSKRRVTLSTSGVVPALDKLGDMIDVALAISLHAPTDDIRDEIVPINRKYNIETFLAAVRRYLAKSNANGGRVTVEYVMLDHINDSTEQAHQLAECLKDTPCKINLIPWNPFPGAPYGRSSNSRVDRFSKVLMEYGFTTIVRKTRGDDIDAACGQLAGEVIDRTKRTLKKKMAGEPIAIKTV comes from the coding sequence ATGCCGATTGATGCTGCCCCCCAGTCTGACAACGCGGTTGAAACTACTGCACCTGTCAGCAGCAAAATCAATCTGCTTGATTTAAATCGTCAGCAAATGCGCGAATTTTTTGCCGAGATGGGCGAAAAGCCTTTCCGTGCAGATCAGGTCATGAAGTGGATGTATCACTATTGCTACGATGATTTCGAGCAAATGACCGACATTAATAAAGTGCTGCGCGCCAAGTTACAGCGGGTAGCAGAAATCCGTGCGCCTGAAGTGGCGGAAGAACAGCGCTCAATAGATGGCACCATTAAATGGGCAATCAAAGTTGGCGATCAGCAAGTCGAGACGGTTTATATCCCCGAAGGTGAGCGCGCGACCCTGTGTGTGTCATCTCAGGTAGGTTGCGCATTAGAATGTAAATTCTGTTCAACCGCGCAGCAAGGCTTTAACCGTAACCTCCGCGTGTCTGAAATCATTGGTCAGGTATGGCGGGCAGCGAAAATTATTGGGTCATTAAAATCGACCGGCACTCGCCCTATCACCAACGTGGTGATGATGGGAATGGGTGAGCCGCTGTTGAACCTGAATAACGTGGTACCCGCGATGGATATCATGATGGACGACTTTGGTTTTGGCTTATCCAAACGCCGTGTGACCTTGTCCACCTCAGGCGTGGTGCCTGCATTAGATAAATTAGGTGATATGATTGACGTCGCCTTGGCCATCTCGTTGCATGCTCCTACCGATGATATCCGCGATGAAATTGTGCCAATCAATCGTAAATACAATATTGAAACTTTCCTGGCTGCGGTTCGTCGCTATTTGGCGAAATCCAATGCTAATGGTGGGCGGGTTACAGTTGAATACGTTATGCTGGATCACATCAATGACAGCACTGAGCAAGCTCATCAGTTAGCGGAATGTTTGAAAGATACGCCGTGTAAGATTAACTTGATCCCATGGAACCCGTTCCCAGGGGCACCTTATGGCCGTAGTTCAAATAGCCGGGTGGATCGTTTCTCTAAAGTATTGATGGAATATGGTTTTACGACTATCGTCCGTAAGACACGTGGTGATGATATCGATGCGGCATGTGGCCAATTGGCCGGTGAGGTGATTGACCGCACCAAGCGCACTTTGAAAAAGAAAATGGCGGGTGAACCTATCGCCATTAAAACAGTCTGA
- the pilW gene encoding type IV pilus biogenesis/stability protein PilW: protein MKLTRLWRVCLIATVLAGCSGSSPEKVSQPAAGQTRLQLGLEYLAQGDLNAARQNLEKAVAADPQDYRAQLGMAFYEQRIGENDAAEQRYQQAMKLAPGNGTVLNNYGAFLCSLGQYVPAQQQFSAAVLSPDYGQVANSLENAGYCFLRANQNDQARVLLSRALKYDPDKGEPLLAEAQRHFGEGNRAQAQLLLDVYQHVLPASAESLWLQIRFAALAGRQDSVQRYGKQLARSFPQSKQYQHFLANEY from the coding sequence ATGAAGCTGACAAGACTGTGGAGAGTTTGCCTGATAGCGACTGTATTGGCTGGTTGTTCTGGCTCATCGCCGGAAAAAGTGAGCCAACCCGCCGCAGGGCAAACACGTTTACAACTGGGTTTAGAATATCTGGCGCAAGGTGACCTTAATGCTGCGCGGCAGAATCTTGAGAAGGCTGTAGCGGCGGATCCACAGGATTATCGCGCTCAATTGGGTATGGCTTTTTATGAGCAACGTATCGGCGAAAATGATGCGGCAGAGCAGCGCTATCAGCAAGCAATGAAACTGGCACCAGGAAATGGCACTGTACTGAATAATTACGGTGCGTTTCTGTGTAGTTTAGGGCAGTATGTACCGGCCCAACAACAGTTTAGCGCAGCCGTGCTGTCACCTGATTACGGTCAGGTTGCAAATAGTCTGGAAAACGCGGGATATTGCTTTTTACGGGCGAATCAAAATGACCAGGCTCGGGTACTCTTGAGTCGGGCATTGAAATATGACCCTGATAAGGGTGAGCCGCTGCTCGCAGAAGCTCAAAGGCATTTTGGAGAAGGGAATCGCGCTCAGGCGCAACTATTACTGGATGTTTATCAACATGTACTTCCAGCCAGTGCTGAAAGTTTATGGTTACAAATTCGTTTCGCCGCGCTAGCAGGCCGTCAAGATAGTGTACAACGCTATGGCAAGCAGCTTGCGCGAAGTTTTCCACAATCCAAACAGTACCAGCATTTTCTAGCTAATGAATACTGA
- the rodZ gene encoding cytoskeleton protein RodZ, with protein MNTEASQDQTVPETTGVRLRQAREALGLTQQMVAERLCLKVSTIRDIEEDKAQANLASTFHRGYIRSYAKLVHLPEDELLPMLEKQAPIRAAKVAPMQSFSLGKKHKKRDGWLMSFTWLIVLVVLGLTGAWWWQNHQAQQAEIVTMADQSSAQLSQNGGQSVPLSDDNSSPAAPTDTQAPVANSEPSTPIANGTAPATSSVAPAGTANSRADTTTSQGTTSAESAVVSPSQAPLPDVSTAQSPLPTADAGVAGAASSVGSLVMNFTADCWLQVVDASGKTLFSGIQKGGATLNLSGTAPYKLTIGAPGALTITYQGNPVDLSKFIKANRVARLTVGVE; from the coding sequence ATGAATACTGAAGCCTCCCAAGATCAAACTGTTCCAGAGACGACAGGTGTGCGCCTGCGTCAAGCCCGTGAAGCACTAGGGCTAACTCAGCAGATGGTTGCAGAACGTCTGTGTCTGAAAGTATCCACAATCCGTGATATTGAGGAGGATAAAGCACAAGCTAACCTCGCCTCGACATTCCACCGTGGTTACATTCGTTCTTACGCTAAATTAGTTCACCTTCCTGAGGATGAACTGTTGCCGATGTTGGAAAAGCAAGCGCCTATCCGAGCGGCAAAAGTTGCTCCAATGCAAAGTTTCTCATTGGGTAAAAAGCATAAAAAACGTGATGGCTGGTTGATGAGTTTCACCTGGCTTATTGTGTTGGTGGTGCTAGGCCTGACAGGAGCATGGTGGTGGCAAAATCATCAGGCGCAGCAAGCAGAAATAGTCACTATGGCTGATCAATCTTCTGCTCAACTGTCGCAAAATGGCGGGCAATCTGTGCCGCTGTCTGATGATAATAGCAGTCCTGCAGCACCTACGGATACCCAAGCTCCGGTCGCGAATAGCGAGCCTTCTACTCCAATAGCAAATGGCACTGCGCCTGCGACGAGCAGTGTAGCACCTGCGGGTACGGCGAATAGCCGTGCCGATACCACAACCTCTCAAGGAACAACTTCAGCGGAGTCTGCGGTTGTTTCGCCCAGTCAGGCACCTTTGCCTGATGTTTCTACCGCGCAATCACCCTTGCCTACAGCAGATGCTGGGGTGGCAGGGGCTGCATCATCAGTCGGCTCATTGGTCATGAATTTTACCGCTGACTGTTGGTTACAGGTTGTTGATGCGAGCGGAAAAACATTATTTAGCGGTATCCAAAAAGGGGGCGCGACCCTCAATCTATCAGGGACAGCGCCCTACAAACTGACCATTGGTGCACCTGGTGCATTAACGATTACGTATCAGGGTAACCCAGTAGATCTGAGTAAGTTTATTAAGGCTAATCGCGTAGCCCGCCTGACTGTCGGTGTAGAGTAA
- the ispG gene encoding flavodoxin-dependent (E)-4-hydroxy-3-methylbut-2-enyl-diphosphate synthase, whose translation MHNESPIIRRKSTRIYVGKVPIGDGAPIAVQSMTNTKTTDVDATVAQIRALERVGVDIVRVSVPTMDAAEAFKLIKQQSNVPLVADIHFDYRIALKVAEYGVDCLRINPGNIGSEDRIRSVVDCARHHNIPIRIGINGGSLEKDIQEKYGEPTPEALLESAMRHVDILDRLNFDQFKVSVKASDVFLAVNSYRLLAKQINNPLHLGITEAGGARSGSVKSAVGLGLLLSEGIGDTLRISLAADPVEEVKVGFDILKSLRIRSRGINFIACPTCSRQEFDVIGTVNALEQRLEDLITPMDVSIIGCVVNGPGEALVSTIGVTGAHNKSGFYEDGVRQKERFDNEKMIDQLEAKIRAKASMLDANNRIVINMLDDK comes from the coding sequence ATGCATAACGAATCACCTATTATCCGACGTAAATCGACTCGGATTTACGTCGGTAAAGTGCCAATTGGTGATGGTGCACCGATTGCAGTGCAATCGATGACCAATACTAAGACGACTGATGTTGATGCGACGGTTGCCCAAATTAGGGCATTGGAACGTGTCGGCGTGGATATCGTGCGAGTCTCAGTGCCGACTATGGATGCGGCTGAGGCTTTCAAGTTAATCAAACAGCAGTCAAATGTTCCGCTGGTTGCCGATATCCATTTTGATTACCGTATTGCGCTGAAAGTTGCGGAATACGGCGTTGATTGCTTGCGAATTAATCCCGGAAACATAGGTTCGGAAGATCGTATTCGTTCTGTGGTTGATTGTGCTCGTCACCACAATATCCCTATCCGCATTGGTATCAATGGTGGGTCGCTGGAGAAAGATATTCAGGAAAAATATGGCGAACCTACGCCAGAAGCCCTGCTTGAATCCGCGATGCGTCATGTTGATATTCTTGATCGCCTCAATTTTGATCAGTTTAAAGTGAGTGTAAAAGCCTCCGATGTTTTCCTGGCTGTAAACTCCTACCGTCTGTTGGCCAAGCAAATTAATAACCCTTTGCACTTAGGGATCACTGAGGCCGGTGGTGCGCGCAGTGGTTCTGTAAAGTCTGCTGTTGGGTTGGGCTTGCTGTTGTCAGAAGGGATTGGCGATACTTTGCGTATCTCACTGGCAGCGGATCCCGTGGAAGAAGTCAAAGTTGGTTTTGATATTCTTAAATCGCTGCGGATCCGTTCGCGTGGGATTAACTTTATCGCCTGCCCAACCTGTTCCCGCCAAGAGTTTGATGTTATCGGCACAGTAAATGCGTTGGAGCAGCGGTTAGAAGACCTGATTACCCCAATGGATGTGTCTATCATTGGCTGCGTAGTCAATGGGCCGGGCGAAGCATTGGTGTCGACCATTGGTGTGACTGGCGCACACAACAAAAGTGGTTTCTACGAAGATGGTGTTCGTCAGAAAGAGCGTTTTGATAACGAAAAGATGATTGACCAGTTAGAAGCAAAAATTCGAGCAAAAGCATCTATGCTTGATGCGAACAATCGGATAGTTATCAATATGTTGGATGATAAATAA
- the hisS gene encoding histidine--tRNA ligase, translated as MAKNIQAIRGMNDYLPADTAIWQRIEGILKQVLAGYGYSEIRMPIVEQTPLFKRAIGEVTDVVEKEMYTFDDRNGESLTLRPEGTAGCVRAGIEHGLLYNQEQRLWYIGPMFRYERPQKGRYRQFHQLGAEVFGLQGPDIDAELILLTARWWRALGISEHVQLELNSIGSLDARADYREALVTFLEQHVDVLDEDCKRRMYSNPLRVLDSKNPDVQLLLNDAPKLSDYLDEESKQHFAGLCELLDQASIPYTVNERLVRGLDYYNRTVFEWVTNSLGAQGTVCAGGRYDGLVEQLGGRATPAVGFAMGLERLVLLVQAVNPEFKVPATVDVYLISSGEGAQSAAMQLAERLRDDLPALKLMTNYGGGNFKKQITRADKWGARVALILGESEVAAQQVVVKDLRNGEQETLAQADVAARLALMLV; from the coding sequence GTGGCAAAGAACATTCAAGCCATCCGTGGTATGAACGACTACCTGCCAGCCGATACGGCAATATGGCAGCGTATTGAAGGTATCTTAAAGCAAGTGCTGGCAGGCTACGGCTATAGCGAAATTCGCATGCCGATTGTAGAGCAGACCCCGTTATTCAAGCGCGCTATCGGTGAAGTCACCGACGTGGTTGAGAAAGAGATGTATACCTTTGACGATCGCAATGGCGAAAGTCTGACACTGCGTCCGGAAGGAACCGCAGGCTGCGTGCGCGCAGGCATTGAACATGGTCTGCTGTACAATCAGGAACAGCGTCTGTGGTATATCGGCCCAATGTTTCGCTATGAACGCCCACAAAAAGGGCGCTATCGTCAATTTCATCAATTGGGCGCTGAAGTTTTCGGCCTGCAAGGGCCGGATATTGATGCGGAGCTGATTCTACTGACTGCCCGTTGGTGGCGTGCTTTGGGAATTTCAGAGCATGTGCAGCTTGAATTGAACTCTATCGGCTCATTGGATGCACGCGCAGATTACCGTGAAGCGCTGGTGACATTCCTGGAACAACATGTTGATGTGTTGGACGAAGATTGTAAGCGCCGCATGTACAGCAACCCATTACGGGTATTGGATTCCAAGAACCCGGATGTTCAGTTGTTGCTTAATGATGCACCTAAGCTATCTGATTATCTGGATGAAGAGTCAAAACAACATTTTGCGGGCTTGTGTGAACTTTTAGACCAGGCCAGTATCCCATATACCGTAAATGAGCGTTTAGTTCGTGGTTTGGATTATTACAATCGTACAGTATTTGAATGGGTGACCAACAGTTTGGGTGCGCAAGGTACTGTTTGTGCCGGCGGGCGTTATGACGGTTTGGTAGAACAATTAGGCGGTCGTGCAACACCTGCTGTTGGTTTTGCTATGGGACTTGAGCGCCTTGTGCTATTGGTGCAGGCAGTTAATCCAGAGTTCAAAGTGCCGGCAACAGTTGATGTGTATCTCATCTCATCGGGTGAGGGCGCGCAAAGTGCCGCGATGCAGCTTGCTGAGCGCCTGCGTGATGATTTACCCGCGCTAAAGTTGATGACTAACTATGGCGGCGGTAATTTCAAAAAACAAATTACCCGTGCTGATAAATGGGGCGCTCGCGTTGCATTAATACTTGGCGAAAGTGAAGTGGCCGCACAGCAAGTGGTAGTGAAAGATTTGCGTAATGGTGAACAAGAAACGCTGGCGCAAGCGGATGTTGCTGCGCGTCTGGCTTTGATGTTGGTTTAA
- a CDS encoding YfgM family protein — protein MEVYTTENDQVDAVRRFFSENGKALAVGVVLGIGALVGWRYWQSHQNTVLTEASSAYQQASNALSANSADGVAIAEKFVQGNKNNYGVLAGLELAHHFVEQNEFDKAAQQLTQALGQTKDENLLSLINLRLARLQLQLKKPDEALKTLDAVQGDGWTAMAQDVRGDALLSKGDTAGARAAYSKGVESNASQALQALLRMKLNNLSS, from the coding sequence GTGGAAGTCTATACCACTGAAAATGACCAGGTTGATGCAGTGCGCCGTTTCTTTAGTGAAAATGGTAAAGCGCTGGCCGTGGGTGTGGTGCTCGGGATTGGTGCACTAGTGGGTTGGCGTTACTGGCAGAGTCATCAAAACACTGTCTTGACGGAAGCCTCCTCTGCCTATCAGCAAGCCAGCAATGCTTTGTCAGCGAACAGTGCTGATGGTGTTGCTATTGCTGAAAAATTTGTTCAGGGCAATAAAAATAACTACGGCGTACTTGCCGGGTTAGAGTTGGCTCATCACTTTGTTGAGCAAAACGAGTTTGATAAAGCGGCACAGCAACTGACCCAAGCATTGGGCCAGACAAAAGATGAAAACCTGCTGTCGCTGATTAATCTGCGTCTTGCTCGTCTGCAACTGCAATTGAAAAAACCAGATGAAGCATTGAAAACACTGGATGCAGTGCAAGGTGATGGCTGGACGGCGATGGCGCAAGATGTTCGTGGCGATGCATTATTAAGCAAAGGTGACACCGCAGGTGCACGAGCAGCTTACAGTAAAGGCGTCGAATCAAATGCTTCTCAGGCGCTGCAAGCTTTGCTGCGCATGAAATTGAATAATTTGTCCAGCTAA
- the bamB gene encoding outer membrane protein assembly factor BamB, with amino-acid sequence MQLRKTLLVGLVSVALLSGCSLFNSEEDVVTMSPLPKVENQFTPTKVWSTSVGSGIGDYYSHLRPAWQGTSVYAADRKGLVKAMEADSGKQIWQTDLSEKTNFLSSNRSAMLSGGVTASGAHVYVGSEKAVVYALNSDDGKVAWQTVVAGEALSRPVVSDGVVLIHTSNGMLQALNESDGAIKWTLNLDTPALSLRGESAPAVAFGAAIVGGDNGRVSAVMMEQGQLIWQQRISQVTGTTEIDRLNDVDTTPVVVDGVVYALAYNGNLTALDLRSGQILWKREMGSVNDIIVDGGRIYLVDQNDRIVALKTDGGITLWSQSDLLHRNLTAPVMYNGYLVVGDAEGYLHWVNTDDGRFVAQQSVDSSGFLSAPVVASDKLLVQARGGTVYAFTR; translated from the coding sequence ATGCAATTGCGTAAAACACTCTTAGTAGGACTGGTATCTGTTGCCCTATTGAGTGGTTGTTCACTGTTTAACAGTGAAGAAGATGTGGTTACCATGTCGCCACTGCCAAAAGTTGAAAATCAATTCACGCCGACTAAAGTGTGGAGCACTTCTGTGGGGAGTGGCATTGGTGATTATTATTCTCATCTGCGCCCAGCCTGGCAGGGGACTTCTGTCTATGCCGCCGACCGTAAAGGTCTGGTGAAAGCTATGGAAGCTGATAGCGGTAAGCAAATTTGGCAAACCGACCTGTCTGAGAAAACCAACTTCCTCTCCAGCAACCGTTCTGCAATGTTATCTGGTGGCGTAACAGCTTCTGGTGCCCATGTGTATGTCGGCAGTGAGAAAGCCGTGGTTTATGCGCTGAACTCTGATGATGGTAAAGTTGCATGGCAGACAGTCGTCGCTGGCGAAGCATTGTCCCGCCCGGTTGTCAGTGATGGTGTGGTGCTGATCCACACGTCAAATGGCATGCTGCAAGCGCTGAATGAATCTGACGGTGCTATTAAGTGGACATTAAACCTGGATACACCCGCATTATCTCTGCGTGGTGAGTCTGCTCCAGCGGTTGCATTTGGTGCTGCAATTGTCGGTGGTGATAACGGTCGCGTAAGTGCGGTTATGATGGAGCAGGGCCAGTTGATCTGGCAACAGCGTATTTCCCAAGTGACTGGGACCACTGAAATTGACCGCCTGAATGATGTCGATACCACGCCAGTAGTGGTTGACGGTGTTGTCTATGCTTTGGCCTATAACGGCAATTTGACCGCATTAGATCTGCGCTCTGGTCAGATTCTATGGAAACGCGAAATGGGCTCAGTCAATGACATCATTGTTGACGGTGGCCGCATTTATCTGGTCGATCAGAATGACCGTATTGTCGCATTGAAGACTGATGGCGGGATAACCCTTTGGAGTCAAAGCGATTTATTACATCGCAACTTGACTGCGCCAGTGATGTATAATGGTTATCTGGTTGTAGGTGATGCTGAAGGTTATCTGCACTGGGTGAATACCGATGATGGCCGTTTTGTTGCTCAACAGAGTGTAGACAGCTCTGGTTTCCTGAGTGCGCCTGTGGTTGCCAGCGATAAGTTGCTGGTGCAGGCAAGAGGCGGCACGGTCTACGCGTTCACCCGTTAA